One genomic region from Oncorhynchus tshawytscha isolate Ot180627B unplaced genomic scaffold, Otsh_v2.0 Un_contig_1928_pilon_pilon, whole genome shotgun sequence encodes:
- the LOC121845135 gene encoding transmembrane protein 26-like: MIVKFICAVVTRSLFLLISLIGVWRVVWVKNNALYWFLTILYLPLVVEMILTLKRKKLQDYKWFSPAIFLFLISIIPSLWILELHHQQNKATDSRCDKLDSSENIKSLLNMWRGNSTNGSETLLQGSVSLLSSVCANDWILALHQTLLILLVIGKWLLPVAGGVTRDELSQLLLLFVGTAADILEFTSETLLDVNRSSSSYICTELSVCTELSALLLPLLVSLVHIRPDEYSEGDQGVSLLARLRTDIWSMVESLFVQDGPFLVVRLTLILYFHVIHQMLIFFAIKNFLVVILNFYRLFAIYCDYKASG; this comes from the exons ATGATAGTGAAGTTTATCTGTGCGGTTGTTACCCGGTCGCtattcctcctcatctctctgatAGGAGTATGGAGGGTGGTCTGGGTTAAGAATAATGCTCTTTATTGGTTCTTGACGATCCTTTATCTTCCGCTGGTGGTCGAGATGATTTTAACCCTGAAGAGAAAAAAATTACAGGATTATAAATG GTTTTCTCCTGCCATCTTCCTGTTCCTCATCAGTATCATTCCATCTCTATGGATTCTAGAGTTACATCATCAACAGAACAAAGCTACTGATTCCAGG TGTGACAAACTGGATTCATCTGAAAACATAAAGAGCCTGTTAAACATGTGGAGAGGGAATTCCACCAATGGCAGCGAGACGTTACTCCAG GGTTCAGTATCTCTGTTGTCGTCAGTGTGCGCTAACGACTGGATCCTGGCCCTGCACCAGACCCTGTTGATCCTGCTGGTCATAGGGAAGTGGCTGCTCCCTGTTGCAGGAGGGGTGACCAGGGATGAACTGtctcagctcctcctcctctttgtagGCACTGCCGCTGACATCCTGGAGTTCACCTCAGAGACACTGTTGGATGTCAA caggagcagcagcagctaca tctgcacggagctgtcagtctgcacggagctgtca gctttattactgccacttttagtgagtttggtacacatccg ACCTGATGAATATTCAGAGGGGGACCAGGGTGTGTCTCTGCTGGCCAGACTAAGGACAGATATCTGGAGCATGGTGGAGAGCCTCTTCGTCCAGGACGGACCCTTCCTGGTGGTCCGCCTCACCCTCATCCTCTACTTCCACGTCATACACCAGATGCTCATCTTCTTCGCCATCAAGAACTTCCTGGTGGTCATTCTGAACTTCTACCGTCTGTTTGCCATCTATTGCGACTACAAGGCTTCAGGTTGA